The DNA segment CTTATCTTAGAAAGGTTTTAAACTCTGAACTTGCAGAACTTTTTTTAGAAACAAATGTTAGCTGTTTAGCGATGCTACTGCTTGTCATTTAGGTATCCCACTTTTGTTGATGCGCTAAGAGACCTGGATGACTGCCTTACTATGGTTCACCTTTTCGCTGCATTGCCAGCAGTTGAGGGTGAGCGGATTCAAGTGGAACGTATTCATAATTGTAGAAGGTTGGTTCTTTTAATTACTTTGACAACTTAGAAACAGTGTGCCTTGTTTCTCAGATTGCAGATTAATAAGGGCAGACTGtgtattttttcttaaataaactACATGCTTTGACTTTTGGGGGGAATCTTTTTGGGGAGCTTgtaacttgatcttttatttgttttgtgTTGTCCTGTGAAGTTTTTTAATAAGGTTCAACAACAACAAAGTATAATTCATTTATCTATATCCTGAGCAATTTATTACAGACGAGAGCACACTTGCAGTTTCTTGGTGAAAAAATGCAAGTACTTGACTGATGCAATTAGCAGTTTAGGTTTTATCATTCAGCGAATGTTAAGAAGCAGTCTTGTTTGTATTTGTGATACTCTGCATCTTTTGAGACTTATGATGCTTTTATTTTTTCGCCTTTCAAACCTTTTGCTAACATAGTGCATTTGCTAATGCTAGTTTtaagtgaatgattggttttagaTAGAGCTGTAATGGATTATAATCCATATAAGATAGCTGTCATATAGATGTTTAATAATGCCTTTGTAGTTGACTTTGGAACATTTTTAATGATAACAGTGGACCAATAGCTGGAATTTTCCAGTTTCCTGAATTTGTTTTACATAGTAGATCGAGTGACTTGAATCTGAGGAGGATTCAACAAGAAATAGCAGTATGGTTTCTTAGCAGTTCTGTTGCAAAAGGTTTTTTCTTGATAATACTAGGGTATCCTATCAGTTTTGGTGGTAAGGTGTTTATTTTATTGCAGTGTTAGTGAAATGGCAAGTTGATTAATCATACTTTGGCAGTATCATGTAATGAAGCTGTCTGAGGTCTTTTCTGCCAGAAGTTGTCTTGTAAGTTTTTAGACAAACTGTTCGGTAGAGAACATGTGACCTTATGTACTAGCAAAGGATATGGGCACAATGAATTTTGAAGAGATTTATCCCTTTGGAGAGGAATTGGTTGGAGATTGTATCATTGGCTTCTTATTGCATTCAGATGAACACTACTGCTTCAATACCATTTTCTCATGCCTTTCCAAGTGTAGTTAAATCTGGTAATTGTTTATAGAAATCTTTCTTCTTATTTCTTAATAACAATTTAGATTTTCATGTAAGTACATCTGTTGCCTAAATTTGCATTGGTCAATAATTTGGTTAAAAACTTCACCGGGTTGAAAACATGATAACAATTATTCATAGAGTTCTGAAATATCTTGCAAAGGGAAGATTCAAATATTGAGTTTCTAAAAAGTGGAAAGCCTATTTGATGGGTATTTGATCTCACGGattctatatattttttctttttcttcatcagCGTGACTCAATTTCTAAGGTTTTGTTACTACAACTAGGAAGTAGGGACTAATATAATAAGAACAGTATGTTAAATAGATCTGAAAATTGCCTTTTAAAAAATGTCTCAAAAGTCCAAGTGCCAAACAGAAGCTGGGATtgcaaaaagataatattgaTCTAAAATCTGCTTTTATTTCAATGTTCTCATTTAGTTAAATATTTAGGATTTGAAGCATGTTCAACATGCTAGAGCTTGAGATGTGAGTTATCTTATTTCCCATTGGTAATATCCTATGTGCATTTGGTTATTTTCTCTTATTTGTGTGCAAGATTATAAAAATAATCAGATGCGTATGACTACTAAATAGGTTAAGTCATGAATGGCAAGCCTACATTTCTCGAACTCATAGCCTACGGAAGACTTTCATATCTGTGAAAGGCATTTATTATCAGGTAAAGTTATCTTGTTTATTTATGGTATaatttacatatttttatttacttatatatatatatatatatatatatatatatatatatatatttaatatgagGTCTTGATTCTTAATGATGCAGGCTGAGGTTGAGGGTCAGAAAATCACATGGTTAACTCCACATGCCTTGCAACAGGTTTTGACTGACGATGTTGACTTCAATGTCATGCTTACCTTTTCAGAATTTTACGTGGTAATTCACAACAACTATTAGTGCATCTTGCATAGTGACCATATCCATCTTTGAGGACAGTTTGTATACCAAAAACATAACATTTAGAAGCTTATGAATGCCATTGTGTTGGACAAGTACATTTTGGTCTATTTTCAGTGAGACAAAAAATAAACATGGGGAAAAAACGATGCACAATTTACAATAGAATAGACTATTGTCTTGAAACATGAAATCCGAAAAGTTTCTCTATGATGTCATTATGATGATCGTGTTTATTGTTAGTAAGTGTGGGAGAGAGTTGATAGATGGTTGGTGTTTTGAAAGTGTGTGAGACCAAAAATATTAACCTATGATGTTGTTATTATGTTTGTGCTGAATTGCTGAAATGATCAACTCCTGTGTCGCATTTGAATACCATGATGAGTGTTCAATTGTAGGTATTTAGATTACATTCATGTTTTCAACACTAGTTTAAAAGATCATAGATCATGGTAGTTCAAAATTTGGCATTAAGAATAAACATTTTGTTAATAAtttgcttcaagttgatttacttTGCATTGTTAAGGCTAAGGATTTAAATTCTAGCAGCAAACCATGTGCAAGTTGGCAAAAGAATATAAGTTCCTGGCATCCAAGCCATGCATACCCTATGTACAGGGAAACCAAATCAAGGGGAAAAAGGGAGAGGAAACCTCTGAATGGATAGATCTGATTCATAGATCTGCGCAAACTATGAATATATGAAGGAACAAAGAAGTCGTGTCTTGTAAACTTGAGCTGTGATTGCCTATTCATTTAAGGGACAATGTTGTGAAGCTGCAAAATGCTGATGTAATTGAGCTGAGATTTGGACAGTGAGGTACAAGGTTTTTTGAGGACTCTCAAGGCTTTCATGTCAAGGAAAGCCGGTTCAGCTTAAAAGTCACAAGATGGCCTTCTTTGTTGCAAGTCATTTTAGTGTGGTTTGTTTATGTTGTTTCTGCTATTTTACAGCTGTTTCGGTCATTCTGTCTCTTCCTTGTTCCTTTTTTCTCCCTATTTCTCAGTTGGATGTGGAATTTGCCATATTGTCTATATGGCCATATTTCCATTTCTGTCGACTCTCAAGCTGTACCGACCAATTTGGTGCATTTCACTCAACAAGAAATATGATGGAGCTATACACTTTATTTTTTAGATAGTTACATTTGTGCATGTTCTTACTGTGCatctttttattttgattttcctCCCTCTTGTATTTCTTTCTTGATGCAGGCTCTTCTAGGTTTTGTAAATTTCAAGCTTTATCATTCAATAAATGTGAAGTATCCCCCTATTCTTGATCCTCGGCTGGAAGCTTTAGCTGCTGGTAAATGTTTGACTGATGAAACCTTCAGTTGAAGCAATCTTTTTTATTAGTCAGAATAGAGTGATGTACATGCcgcttattttttatgattttcatCTTTTTCACTCTAGTGcgaggttttctttttttttataactaatTAGATTAACTATGTGTTTCTTAATGTGTTAAGAGCTTTATGCATTGTGTCGCTACATTTCTGCTGGATCTGGAAGGTTATCCGGGGATCCTCAAGCGGTTACTTCTATTGAAGATGGACAACGTGAGGTTGAGAAAACAGGTACACGAACTGAGGAATCTGAGCTTAGGCTTGCTCAGCTGCAACATCAGCTTCCAGCCAATGAACCAGGTGCACTAATGCATCTCATGGAGAATGCTGATGACatggatgatgatgatcatgagaAAAAAGAATGCAGAAATCTTTTCAGAAACTTCAAAATTTTCTTAAGTCGTGAGGTGAGTGCAGCATGTTAATTATATCGTGTCAAAGaacttttaaagatattttatatctTTATCTTATTAAGTATATGGATCTTGGGTCAAAGTTTGAATCTATTTTAGAGCTTGAAAGTTGTACTTGGAATTATTCTGTCTCTTAATCTCAATATCATGATAATTGGCTGTCAGTGACTTTTGCTGATGCCTGATGGTATCTGTTATACTTGTATTGCCTTAGGTTCCAAGAGAGTCATTGCTGTTTGTAATTCCAGCTTTCGGTGGGGTGGTCTCTTGGGAGGGTGATGGTTCTCCATTTAAAGAATCAGATGAGGACATCACTCATCAGGTAAAAATTCATTCGCCATTAATGCATGCCCTATATCAGTCGAGTTTCATGCTGCTCAAATTTTGTTAAAAcacatttttaaataagaataagCAAACATATTGCTACAATGCCCTCAAATAATTGACGCATGAAGAAATATAGGGATACTTGTGGACCTGATGCCATAAACTCTTCTGAGCTGCTTGCAGCTCCAATTTAACTTGGTCAGATAGATCTGGTACTGATTTCCATGCATCATGGTGCAGGAAGGGATTGTTTTATGAAAAATACAGAAAATGCATGTCTAACGAGATTCTACATATTATTCAAATTTTAGTTGACAAGTGACACCATCTTAATTTTGGTTGATTTGTTTCTTATTTGTCTGATAATCCATCATGGAAATCCCTGGTGAGATAAATTAAAATGTTAGATGGTTGGAAACAACTTGCAACATATTTTAGGATATGACATGTGATTTATGCAACAAAAGATACCTATTTTGGAAAATTGTAACGTTGGGGATGGGGACCAAAGTGGTTCTAGTATATGAGTTCTTGGTTTGGGATCAATTAGATTGGGTAATTAGTAAGAGCAAGATGTTGACTAAGTCTTGCCTTTTCTATAtttgtttcttttcctttcaaAATTATGTTGAGAACCTCGTGCATTGTAATTCATAACAATTTTTGTACCAAGGTTCCAAATCTTGACCCATTACCGGTTTCTATAACCTATCGAAGTGGTGTTGTTCTTGCACTCTATCTATATACCAACGTATACCACTCAGTATCATTAAATAAAACATAATAAAACTAAAATAATGAATAGTATCACATTGATACTGAGCTATTTTTTTATAACAATTCTTGGTTTTACGTATCATCTAATTGTTCTCAGTTGTGCAATTGAAAACCTTTGCTGGTAACTGTTTCAAGATTGTTGTGCTTTTAAATCTTTTTATTGTGACCTTCGGCTAAGGGATTTCCTTTTTGTGAATTTTCTTGGCATTATACAGATTGTTGATAGGCCAACACAAGGACATGTTTTCCTTTCTAGAGAATACGTTCAGCCACAATGGGTGTATGATTGCATTAATGCTCGGATTATATTACCGACAGAGAAATACTTAGTTGGAAGGTAATTTTTTTTCAAGTTTAGTTCCACTTTGTTGTTTTACTGAATCAGAGATCAGATCCAACTGGTTTAAAGGATCTACCATGCCCTTTTTCTTAATTGCTAATGGTATTTGATGAAATTGAACATCTCATTGTTGTTGTGTTGTGTGCATCTGAAACTTCATTGAAATTTCATGCACATTTTTGCTGCCAAACTTGTTTTCCTAAGCACTAATGAGTCTTATGAACCCTCCAACAAGAAACTATCTATAGTTTTACTAGTTGTTGTTGATTCACATAGATAT comes from the Musa acuminata AAA Group cultivar baxijiao chromosome BXJ2-8, Cavendish_Baxijiao_AAA, whole genome shotgun sequence genome and includes:
- the LOC103996441 gene encoding pescadillo homolog; the protein is MPKHYRPPGKKKEGNAAKYITRTKAVHYLQVSLSTFRKLCILKGIFPREPKKKVEGNHKTYYHMKDILFLAHEPLLEKFRDIRAHKKKVKKALARKNRELADRLLNREPTYKLDRLILERYPTFVDALRDLDDCLTMVHLFAALPAVEGERIQVERIHNCRRLSHEWQAYISRTHSLRKTFISVKGIYYQAEVEGQKITWLTPHALQQVLTDDVDFNVMLTFSEFYVALLGFVNFKLYHSINVKYPPILDPRLEALAAELYALCRYISAGSGRLSGDPQAVTSIEDGQREVEKTGTRTEESELRLAQLQHQLPANEPGALMHLMENADDMDDDDHEKKECRNLFRNFKIFLSREVPRESLLFVIPAFGGVVSWEGDGSPFKESDEDITHQIVDRPTQGHVFLSREYVQPQWVYDCINARIILPTEKYLVGRVPPPHLSPFVDNEAEGYIPEYAETIKRLQAAAKKQVLPMPGVESQGLDDPQTLLVEGIIDRTEANEAAEKKRKLTMLEKQYHDELNMELQGITYSTSLSNKNLQSSVENVKEDTMTTLEESEDLSKVSMSRKKRKLYEAMKIGQERKKDKIKLLKERKKNAEASKTG